In Lactobacillus sp. PV012, one genomic interval encodes:
- a CDS encoding DNA-directed RNA polymerase subunit beta gives MFALLGHAVNYGQHRTRRSFSRIKEVLKLPNLTDVQTQSYKWFLDEGISEMFADIMPISDFSGKLSLEFVDYKLLKPKYTLEEARDHDANYSAPLHVTLKLTNHETGEIKTQDVFFGEFPLMTDSGTFVINGAERVIVSQLVRSPGVYYNSDFDKNGREIFGATVIPNRGAWLEYETDSKDLAYVRIDRTRKLPLTVLIRALGFGSNDEILDIFGDNDSLRFTLEKDIHKNPADSRVAEALKDIYERLRPGEPKTTDSSRSLLFARFFDPKRYDLAAVGRYKINKKLSLKNRLLRQTLAETLADPDTGEIIAKKGDVITHEVMEKLTPYLDRDDFKMVTYQPSEEGVLTDPVTVQEIKVYSKVDPDRVVKLISNGHIPDDVKSLTTADILSSINYFFALQDEIGVTDDIDHLGNRRIRRVGELLQNQFRIGLARMERVVRERMSIQDISTVTPQQLINIRPVVASVKEFFGSSQLSQFMDQTNPLGELTHKRRMSALGPGGLSRDRAGYEVRDVHYTHYGRLCPIETPEGPNIGLINSLATYAIVNKYGFVETPYRRVSWDTHKVTDKIDYLTADVEDNYIIASANSPLNPDGSFKEKVVLARHKEDNIEVSPDKIDYMDVIPKQVVSVTSACIPFLENDDSNRALMGANHQRQAVPLINPHAPLVGTGMEYRAAHDSGDAVLATAPGVVEYVDANEIRIRRDDQTLDKYVLEKYRRSNASKNYNQTPNVYKGKEVVAGEVIADGPSMEKGELALGQNPVIAFTTWNMYNYEDAVMISEKLVKDDVYTSIHIEDYESEARDTKLGPEEITREIPNAGESALKDLDENGIVRIGAEVKDGDILVGKVTPKGVTELSAEERLLHAIFGEKAREVRDTSLRVPHGGGGIVQNVQVFTRAAGDELPPGVNEMVRVYIVQKRKLQVGDKVAGRHGNKGTIALVCPEEDMPYLPDGRPVDICLNPMGVPSRMNIGQVLELHLGMAAKQLGIHIATPVFDGASESDMWEMVRQAGLGKDGKTVLYDGRTGEPFHNRVSVGIMYYLKLAHMVDDKIHARSIGPYSLVTQQPLGGKAQFGGQRFGEMEVWALEAYGAAYTLQEILTYKSDDVVGRVKAYEAIVKGERIPKPGVPESFRVLVKELQSLGLDIEVLDMNHKEIELRDMDTESDEHISIDKLSEMAQKQEKKNLAEQAAKKEEKEADTSKIANDDASSASDDKVSK, from the coding sequence ATGTTTGCTTTGTTAGGACACGCTGTGAACTATGGTCAACATCGTACACGTCGCAGTTTCTCACGTATCAAAGAAGTTTTGAAATTGCCTAACTTGACCGATGTACAAACTCAATCTTACAAGTGGTTTCTTGATGAAGGAATTAGCGAAATGTTTGCGGACATTATGCCAATTTCAGATTTTTCAGGAAAGCTTTCTCTTGAATTTGTAGACTACAAACTTTTAAAACCTAAATATACTCTTGAAGAAGCACGTGATCATGATGCTAATTACTCTGCACCACTTCATGTAACTTTAAAATTGACTAACCATGAAACTGGTGAAATAAAAACCCAAGATGTTTTCTTTGGAGAATTTCCATTAATGACTGATTCAGGTACTTTTGTTATTAATGGTGCTGAAAGAGTTATCGTTTCACAGTTAGTTAGATCACCAGGTGTTTACTACAATTCTGATTTCGACAAAAATGGTCGAGAAATTTTTGGAGCAACTGTTATTCCTAACCGTGGTGCATGGTTAGAGTACGAAACCGACTCAAAAGATTTAGCTTATGTACGTATTGACCGTACCAGAAAGCTTCCTCTTACAGTTTTAATTCGTGCATTAGGTTTTGGCTCTAATGATGAAATTTTAGATATTTTTGGTGATAATGATTCTCTTCGTTTCACTCTAGAAAAAGATATTCACAAGAATCCAGCTGATTCTCGTGTTGCTGAAGCATTAAAGGATATCTATGAAAGATTACGTCCTGGTGAACCAAAGACAACTGACTCTTCACGTTCACTTCTCTTTGCACGTTTCTTTGATCCTAAGAGATATGATTTAGCTGCTGTTGGTCGTTACAAGATTAACAAAAAACTTTCATTAAAGAATCGTCTTTTAAGACAAACTTTAGCTGAAACTTTAGCTGATCCAGATACTGGTGAAATCATTGCTAAAAAGGGTGATGTAATTACTCATGAAGTAATGGAAAAACTTACTCCTTACCTTGATCGAGACGATTTCAAGATGGTGACTTATCAACCATCTGAAGAAGGGGTACTTACTGATCCAGTAACTGTTCAAGAAATTAAGGTTTATTCAAAAGTTGACCCTGATAGAGTAGTTAAATTGATCTCAAATGGTCATATTCCAGATGATGTCAAGAGTTTAACTACAGCTGACATTTTAAGTTCAATCAACTATTTCTTTGCTCTTCAAGATGAAATTGGAGTAACAGATGATATTGACCACTTAGGTAATCGTCGTATTCGTCGTGTAGGTGAATTACTTCAAAATCAATTTAGAATTGGTTTAGCTAGAATGGAACGTGTAGTACGTGAAAGAATGTCTATTCAAGATATTTCCACTGTTACTCCACAACAATTAATTAACATTCGTCCAGTAGTTGCGTCAGTAAAAGAATTCTTTGGTTCTTCACAACTTTCTCAATTTATGGATCAAACTAACCCATTAGGTGAGTTAACTCACAAGCGTCGTATGTCAGCTTTAGGACCTGGTGGTTTGTCACGCGATCGTGCGGGTTATGAGGTTCGTGATGTGCACTACACGCACTATGGTCGTCTTTGTCCTATTGAAACACCTGAAGGTCCTAACATTGGTTTGATTAACTCATTGGCAACTTATGCTATTGTTAATAAATATGGTTTTGTGGAAACTCCTTACCGTCGTGTTTCATGGGATACTCATAAAGTAACTGATAAGATCGATTATTTAACTGCTGATGTTGAAGATAACTACATTATTGCCAGTGCAAACTCTCCTTTAAATCCAGATGGTTCATTTAAAGAAAAAGTTGTTTTGGCTCGTCACAAAGAAGATAACATCGAAGTTTCACCAGACAAGATTGATTACATGGATGTTATTCCTAAGCAAGTAGTTTCTGTAACTTCTGCATGTATTCCTTTCCTTGAAAACGATGACTCAAACCGTGCTTTGATGGGTGCTAACCACCAACGTCAAGCTGTACCTTTGATTAATCCACATGCACCACTTGTAGGTACTGGTATGGAATACCGTGCAGCCCACGATTCAGGGGATGCTGTTTTAGCTACTGCACCTGGTGTAGTTGAATATGTAGATGCAAATGAAATTAGAATTAGACGTGATGATCAAACTTTAGATAAGTATGTTCTTGAAAAATATCGTCGTTCTAATGCAAGTAAGAACTACAACCAAACACCAAATGTTTACAAGGGTAAAGAAGTAGTTGCTGGCGAAGTTATCGCTGATGGTCCTTCAATGGAAAAAGGAGAACTAGCTTTAGGTCAAAACCCAGTTATTGCCTTCACTACTTGGAACATGTACAACTATGAAGATGCGGTTATGATTTCTGAAAAATTAGTCAAAGATGATGTCTACACTTCAATTCACATTGAAGACTATGAATCAGAAGCTCGTGATACTAAGCTCGGACCAGAAGAAATCACTCGTGAAATTCCAAATGCTGGTGAAAGTGCACTTAAGGACTTAGATGAAAATGGTATTGTCCGTATTGGTGCAGAAGTAAAAGATGGAGATATTTTAGTAGGTAAAGTAACACCTAAAGGTGTAACTGAATTATCTGCTGAAGAAAGATTACTTCACGCAATCTTTGGTGAAAAGGCTCGTGAAGTTCGTGATACTTCTCTTCGTGTACCACATGGTGGCGGCGGAATTGTGCAAAATGTTCAAGTATTTACACGTGCCGCAGGCGATGAACTACCACCTGGTGTAAATGAAATGGTTCGTGTATACATTGTTCAAAAGCGTAAGCTTCAGGTTGGGGATAAAGTTGCTGGACGTCATGGTAACAAAGGTACTATTGCTTTAGTTTGTCCTGAAGAAGATATGCCATATTTACCAGATGGTAGACCAGTTGATATTTGTTTGAACCCAATGGGTGTGCCATCACGTATGAACATCGGACAGGTTCTTGAGCTTCACCTTGGAATGGCTGCTAAACAATTGGGTATTCACATTGCTACACCAGTATTTGATGGGGCTTCTGAAAGTGACATGTGGGAAATGGTACGTCAAGCAGGACTTGGCAAAGATGGAAAGACTGTTTTATATGATGGTCGAACTGGTGAACCATTCCACAACAGAGTCTCTGTTGGTATCATGTACTACTTGAAGTTAGCTCACATGGTTGATGACAAGATCCACGCACGTTCAATTGGGCCATACTCCTTAGTTACTCAACAACCACTTGGTGGTAAGGCACAATTTGGTGGACAGCGTTTTGGTGAAATGGAAGTTTGGGCACTTGAAGCATATGGTGCTGCTTACACTTTACAAGAAATCTTAACTTACAAGTCTGATGACGTTGTAGGACGTGTTAAAGCTTATGAAGCAATTGTTAAAGGTGAAAGAATTCCTAAACCTGGTGTACCAGAATCATTCAGAGTTTTAGTTAAAGAATTACAATCTCTTGGATTAGATATTGAAGTTTTGGATATGAACCACAAGGAAATTGAATTACGTGATATGGACACAGAGTCTGATGAACATATCAGTATTGATAAACTTTCTGAAATGGCCCAAAAACAAGAGAAGAAAAATTTAGCTGAACAAGCAGCTAAAAAAGAAGAAAAAGAAGCAGATACTTCTAAAATAGCTAATGATGATGCTTCTAGTGCATCCGATGATAAGGTTTCTAAGTAA
- a CDS encoding ATP-dependent Clp protease ATP-binding subunit produces the protein MENSYSKNAKEVLDIAREQAQSFHHRVIGTEHVLLALVMQADGNAGKLLRASGITPMAVREEIERYTGYGSSPKVTYMEMSPRLNLVLKYAQEKASKVGSREIGTEHILLGLLASNQILASLILKNLGMDTAFLADQIKDDIGEEPDFQPQMFGPGVPNETQKNGKSKTPNLDNVSINLNKRAREGGIDPVIGRDKEIDRVIQILSRRTKNNPVLVGEPGVGKTAVAQGIASAIVNHQVPRDLANKRVMALEIGSLIAGTKYRGEFENRMKKILEEIQQDGNVILFVDEMHTLIGAGGAEGAIDASNILKPSLARGDIQMIGATTFDEYQKYVEKDSALARRFQQVKVGEPSEEDTINILEGLKQKYERYHHVKISDQAIEDAVSLSTRYIPNRFLPDKAIDLMDEASAAIKIKEKGKLNPKVSEIEKALKETIAKKEEAVESQDFSTAAELRNHESKLRAMQESLLASEKDNKLPVVEPEEIAKVVSEWTGVPVTRMRSNETKRLAELENILHKRVIGQNRAIEAVSRAIRRSRSGIKDEKRPIGSFLFLGPTGVGKTELAKALADSVFGSEDNIIRVDMSEYMDQVASSKLIGSAPGYVGYEEGGQLSEKVRRNPYSVVLLDEVEKANPEVFNLLLQVLDEGFLTDSKGRKVDFRNTIIIMTSNLGSRSLQEDKVVGFSTSNEDLAKIQAEKVKGATKQFFRPEFLNRIDETVVFESLTKPQLRDIVSLMTKRLEKRLAAQKITLKISPAALDLLAKNGFDPEMGARPLRRTIQRELEDVIAEQIIKGELKADQTIKVGSNRGKLKFSIEDKALSKSL, from the coding sequence ATGGAAAATTCTTACAGTAAAAATGCAAAAGAAGTTTTAGATATTGCACGAGAACAGGCACAAAGTTTTCACCATCGAGTAATTGGAACTGAACATGTATTATTAGCCCTTGTAATGCAAGCAGATGGTAATGCAGGGAAATTACTGCGAGCAAGTGGGATAACTCCGATGGCAGTTAGGGAAGAAATTGAACGTTACACTGGCTACGGTTCAAGCCCCAAAGTAACTTATATGGAAATGTCTCCACGATTAAATTTAGTTTTAAAATACGCCCAAGAAAAAGCCAGCAAAGTAGGTTCAAGAGAAATTGGAACTGAACATATTTTATTGGGACTATTAGCAAGTAATCAAATTTTAGCGAGCTTAATTTTAAAAAATCTAGGAATGGATACGGCCTTTTTAGCAGACCAAATCAAAGATGATATTGGTGAAGAACCAGATTTTCAACCACAAATGTTTGGTCCAGGGGTTCCTAATGAAACTCAAAAAAATGGAAAATCAAAAACACCAAATTTGGATAATGTAAGTATTAATTTAAATAAACGTGCTCGAGAGGGAGGAATCGACCCTGTAATTGGACGTGATAAAGAAATTGATCGTGTTATTCAGATCTTATCGCGGCGGACAAAAAACAACCCAGTGTTAGTAGGTGAACCTGGGGTTGGAAAAACAGCTGTAGCTCAAGGAATTGCTAGTGCAATTGTTAATCACCAAGTGCCTCGAGATTTAGCTAATAAGCGTGTAATGGCTTTAGAAATTGGAAGTCTGATTGCTGGAACTAAATATCGTGGTGAATTTGAGAATCGCATGAAGAAGATTCTAGAAGAAATTCAACAGGATGGAAATGTCATTTTATTTGTTGATGAAATGCATACTTTAATTGGTGCTGGTGGAGCTGAAGGTGCAATTGATGCATCTAATATCTTAAAGCCTTCTTTAGCTCGTGGTGACATTCAAATGATTGGAGCCACTACGTTTGATGAATATCAAAAATATGTTGAAAAAGACTCTGCCTTAGCAAGAAGATTTCAACAAGTTAAAGTAGGTGAGCCTTCTGAAGAAGATACAATCAATATTTTAGAAGGTTTGAAGCAAAAGTATGAACGTTATCATCATGTAAAAATTAGTGATCAGGCAATTGAGGATGCGGTGAGTTTATCAACCCGTTATATTCCTAATAGATTTTTACCTGATAAAGCGATTGACTTAATGGATGAAGCAAGTGCGGCAATTAAGATCAAGGAAAAAGGAAAGCTTAATCCAAAAGTTTCAGAAATTGAAAAGGCACTAAAAGAAACAATTGCTAAAAAAGAAGAAGCAGTTGAAAGCCAAGATTTTTCTACAGCAGCTGAATTGAGAAATCATGAAAGTAAATTAAGGGCTATGCAAGAGTCACTTTTAGCATCTGAAAAAGATAACAAATTACCAGTAGTTGAGCCAGAAGAAATTGCAAAAGTTGTTTCTGAATGGACTGGGGTTCCAGTTACTAGAATGAGATCTAATGAAACTAAACGTTTGGCTGAATTAGAGAATATTTTACATAAAAGAGTTATTGGTCAAAATCGTGCAATTGAGGCAGTTAGCCGCGCAATTCGCCGTAGTAGAAGTGGAATTAAAGATGAAAAGCGTCCAATTGGTTCTTTCTTATTCTTAGGGCCAACTGGTGTTGGTAAAACTGAATTAGCTAAAGCTTTAGCAGATTCTGTATTTGGCTCAGAAGATAATATCATTCGAGTAGATATGTCTGAATATATGGATCAAGTTGCAAGTAGCAAGTTGATTGGATCAGCTCCTGGTTATGTGGGATATGAAGAAGGTGGCCAACTATCTGAAAAAGTGAGACGAAATCCATATTCTGTTGTTTTACTTGATGAGGTTGAAAAAGCAAATCCAGAAGTATTTAACCTACTTTTACAAGTATTGGATGAAGGATTTTTGACAGATTCAAAAGGTAGAAAAGTTGATTTTAGAAATACAATTATTATCATGACTTCTAATTTGGGATCTCGCTCACTTCAAGAAGATAAAGTAGTAGGTTTCTCAACTTCAAATGAAGATTTGGCTAAGATTCAAGCTGAAAAGGTAAAAGGTGCTACTAAGCAATTCTTTAGACCAGAGTTTTTAAACCGAATTGATGAAACAGTGGTCTTTGAAAGTTTAACTAAGCCACAATTGAGAGACATTGTCTCTTTGATGACTAAACGATTGGAAAAACGTTTAGCTGCACAAAAAATAACTTTAAAGATTTCACCAGCTGCTCTTGATCTTTTGGCAAAAAATGGTTTTGATCCTGAAATGGGTGCTCGTCCATTACGTCGTACTATTCAAAGAGAATTGGAAGATGTAATTGCAGAGCAAATTATTAAAGGCGAACTGAAAGCTGATCAGACAATTAAAGTTGGTAGTAATCGAGGTAAGCTAAAGTTTTCAATTGAAGATAAAGCCTTAAGTAAAAGTCTTTGA